In Paenibacillus xylanilyticus, the genomic window TACAGCCTCGTTTTCCAAGGACAACCCCACCATGTGGGGTTATTTTTGCGTAGAAATTTTAAAAAGGATCGTTAAATAACAAATGTTTACGCTTACATTTTTATCTAAAATACAGCTATAACACATCAGCAGCAGCAGAGAGGAGTGATGAATATGAAAGGCGAGCTGGCCGCTGGAACGCCATCCGGAGTACAACCACCGGATCATGAAATGAAGCATCGAATCAGGCAGCAGCGGCTGAGACGGTTCAAGACCAATATTCCGTTAATCCTGATGTTTATTCCGGTGATCCTGTTTTACCTGACCTTTCGTTATGCTCCCATCGGAGGACTCGTCATGGCCTTCAAGGACTATAACTTCTATGACGGGCTCTGGCATAGTCCATGGGTAGGCTTTCAACATTTCCAGACGCTGTTCAGCGATCCGCGCACGGTGGAGATCATCCGTAACACCTTGTTCCTCAGTCTGTTAAGCATCGTCGTAGGATTCCCCATTCCCATTATCCTGGCCATTATGCTCAATGAAGTGAGAAACATGGCCTTCAAGCGGACGGTGCAGACCGTGGTCTACATGCCGCACTTCTTCTCCTGGGTCATTATTGCGATGATGATCATGACGGTTTTCTCATTGGAAAACGGGATCGTAAACCGCTGGGTAGAAGCTTGGACAGGTGAACCTTACCCGTTTATGTACAACAAGGGCTCCTGGATTGCTGTGTTCGTCGGGTCAGGGATATGGAAGGACATGGGCTTCAACGCCATCATATTTCTGGCCGCACTAACGACCATCGATCCGAGCCAATACGAGGCTGCACAGATGGATGGGGCGAGCAAAATGCGTCAGATCTGGCATGTGACCCTTCCGGGAATACGTTCGACGATTATTCTTCTGCTCATTCTGTCGATGGGCCGGGTGATGGAGGTCGGCTTCGACCAGGTCTATATGCTCCAAAATTCCAATGTCAACGAGGTTGCTGATGTCATCAGTACGTATATTTATCGCACGGGTCTTCAGGGGGCACAGTTCAGCCTGACGACGGCGATGGGATTGTTCGAATCCCTGGTGGCCTTTATTCTCATCTTTTGTGCGAACTACATTGCACGCCGATTCAACGAAGGTTTGTGGTAGGGAGGGAGAACAGCATGAGAAAAACCAGAGGAGAAAAAGTCTTTTATCTGATCAATTATGTGTTGTTATCATTGGTTGCCGTCAGCTGCATCCTGCCTCTTCTGAATATCATTGCTTTGTCTTTCAGTGATGCAAGAGCCGTCGTGTCCGGTAACGTGGGGTTATGGCCAGTCGATTTCACCTGGTTCTCCTATCACAGCCTGATTACAGGGACGCCGATTCTGAACGCGTTCTGGAACAGTGTGGAGATTACGTTAATCGGTACAGGGCTCAGCATGGCCGTGACCATTATGGCGGCATATCCGCTGTCACGGAGGCACTTTTATCACCGGCGATTTTTTACGATGGCGATGGTGTTCACGATGATTTTTAACGGTGGACTCATTCCGACTTACCTGGTGGTGCAAAACCTGGGGCTGGTGAATAGTTACGGTGCACTCTGGCTGCCTGGCCTGGTGAGCACGTATAACATGCTGATCATGCGCTCCTATTTTGAAAATCTGCCCGGGGAAGTAGACGAGGCGGCTCGCATGGACGGTTGTGGTGAGCTGGGACTGTTGTTTCGCATTGTACTGCCGCTATCCAAACCTTTGCTGGCGACCATTGCTCTCTTTTACGGCGTGGGGTACTGGAATTCGTTCATGAGCGTGATGATCTACATCAACGATACATCCAAATACAACATGACTGTACTGGTCCAGAATATGATTATGTCCAATCTGAACGTACAGGACTTTACCGATCCAACGATGATTTCGAATCTGACACCGGAAGGTATTCGGGCAGCAGCCGTGATTGTGATGGTCATTCCCATTTTGGTGGTATATCCGTTTTTGCAGAAGTACTTTGTCAAAGGGGTTATGCTTGGTTCGATCAAAGGGTAAGACAGGCGAGCGGGATTTGGTCATTTTGCATGGGTGTCATATTACAGGAGAGAAAGAGGGTCTTATCTATGGCGTTAACGATGAAGGCATGGATGAAGTCGAGTCTCGTTCTGGGCTTGATCGGCGGTTTGCTGGCAGGCTGTACAGGTGGGGCTGGCAGTGAGCAGGCAGAAGGCGAAGGCAGCAGAGGGAACATCACATCAACGATCTATGATCGAGGTGCGGTTCCGAGCGGTATGGGCACGATTGAAGATAATATGTGGTCCAAGTGGATTAACGAGAACGGACCGGCAAATGTCAAATATACAGCAGTCCCCCGCTGGGAATCCCAGTCCAAGTTAAACGTATTATTTGCTTCAGGCAGCGCGCCGGATGTCATTTTCGAATTCGGTACGCCCATCCGCAATACCCTGTTTAATCAGAAACAGCTTATGCCGCTGGATGACTTGATCGAGAACTCCAGCGTGGAATACAAAGCACTCATGGAGAAATATCCTCAGCTGAAGAAGGCCGGCATCAAAAGCGATGGCAAGTTGTACGAGGTCGGACGCATGAATGAGGTATTTCCACTGACCAGCTTTTTCATCCGGGAAGACTGGTTGGAGAAGCTGAACCTGGAGGTGCCGACGAACGAGGAAGAGATGCTTGCTGTCGCCAAAGCCTTCACGGAAAATGATCCGGATGGAAATGGCGCGAATGATACATATGGCATCGGCGGGTTTCAATTTGGGGATACAGCAGGCCTGTTCCGCTATATGTTCAATGCCAACTGGGTCAATGTAGAGAATGGTGAAGTTGTTGTGGGTCCAAACCACATGAAGGAAGCGACTGTATTTAAACGTGCCTTGTTTGAAGCAGGC contains:
- a CDS encoding ABC transporter permease — protein: MKHRIRQQRLRRFKTNIPLILMFIPVILFYLTFRYAPIGGLVMAFKDYNFYDGLWHSPWVGFQHFQTLFSDPRTVEIIRNTLFLSLLSIVVGFPIPIILAIMLNEVRNMAFKRTVQTVVYMPHFFSWVIIAMMIMTVFSLENGIVNRWVEAWTGEPYPFMYNKGSWIAVFVGSGIWKDMGFNAIIFLAALTTIDPSQYEAAQMDGASKMRQIWHVTLPGIRSTIILLLILSMGRVMEVGFDQVYMLQNSNVNEVADVISTYIYRTGLQGAQFSLTTAMGLFESLVAFILIFCANYIARRFNEGLW
- a CDS encoding carbohydrate ABC transporter permease, coding for MRKTRGEKVFYLINYVLLSLVAVSCILPLLNIIALSFSDARAVVSGNVGLWPVDFTWFSYHSLITGTPILNAFWNSVEITLIGTGLSMAVTIMAAYPLSRRHFYHRRFFTMAMVFTMIFNGGLIPTYLVVQNLGLVNSYGALWLPGLVSTYNMLIMRSYFENLPGEVDEAARMDGCGELGLLFRIVLPLSKPLLATIALFYGVGYWNSFMSVMIYINDTSKYNMTVLVQNMIMSNLNVQDFTDPTMISNLTPEGIRAAAVIVMVIPILVVYPFLQKYFVKGVMLGSIKG